The Bacillus sp. Y1 genome has a window encoding:
- a CDS encoding Crp/Fnr family transcriptional regulator encodes MSAVVKETHSIEIKELLHLADRRFIGEKNTFIFQEGMEAEEMYVILSGKVQISKITSDGRELSLRICGKNDICGELTLFTHSPKYLLSARVLEDAEIAAINKDVLEKEIFQNSSLALEFLKWMSDHFRKTQTKFRDLVLNGKKGALYSTLIRMTNSYGVEVQNGILIDLPLTNQELANFCGTSRESTNRILNELKKEQIISIKKSKIIVHNLQYLRDEIGCENCPKVYCSIE; translated from the coding sequence ATGTCAGCAGTTGTAAAAGAAACTCATTCAATAGAGATAAAAGAACTTCTTCATCTGGCTGACCGCCGTTTTATTGGAGAAAAAAATACTTTTATCTTTCAAGAAGGAATGGAAGCAGAGGAAATGTACGTCATTCTGTCAGGGAAGGTACAGATTAGTAAAATTACATCCGATGGCAGGGAGCTGTCATTAAGGATTTGCGGTAAAAATGATATTTGTGGAGAACTAACACTTTTTACTCATTCCCCTAAATATTTGCTTAGCGCTAGGGTACTTGAAGATGCAGAAATTGCTGCAATTAATAAGGACGTCCTTGAGAAAGAAATCTTTCAAAACAGTTCTCTTGCCCTAGAGTTTTTAAAATGGATGAGCGATCATTTCAGAAAAACGCAAACGAAGTTCCGTGATCTCGTTTTAAACGGAAAGAAAGGTGCATTATATTCGACTCTGATCCGTATGACCAATAGTTATGGTGTAGAGGTACAAAATGGGATCCTTATCGATCTTCCACTGACAAATCAAGAACTTGCCAATTTTTGTGGAACTTCCCGTGAAAGTACCAATCGCATCTTAAATGAACTAAAAAAAGAGCAAATTATTTCTATTAAAAAGAGTAAAATCATCGTTCATAATCTACAATATTTAAGAGATGAAATTGGTTGTGAAAATTGTCCAAAGGTTTATTGCAGTATTGAATAA
- the moaA gene encoding GTP 3',8-cyclase MoaA gives MNKITDQLNRPLRDLRISVIDRCNFRCQYCMPAEVFGPDFAFLPRNELLSYEEIERLAYIFVGLGVEKIRLTGGEPLLRKQLPLLVEKLSKIKGLKDIGLTTNGVLLPKYAEELKDAGLKRVNVSLDSLNDELFGEINGRGVKTGPVIEGIHAAQKAGLGVKLNMVVKKGLNDQEIVPMAQFCKDNGLQLRFIEYMDVGSTNGWKMDDVVTKKEIYERLNEHYLLEPVDPDYFGEVAKRYRYKGSNVDVGFITSVSESFCSSCTRSRLSANGQLFTCLFNGNGHDIRDFMRSGVSDSEIEQRITEIWNGRNDRYSDERTEETIANRKKIEMSYIGG, from the coding sequence ATGAATAAAATTACTGATCAATTAAACCGTCCGTTACGAGATTTAAGAATATCGGTTATCGATCGATGCAATTTCCGGTGTCAGTACTGCATGCCAGCAGAGGTGTTTGGTCCCGATTTTGCTTTTTTACCTAGAAATGAATTACTTAGCTACGAAGAAATTGAGCGGTTAGCTTATATATTTGTGGGACTTGGAGTGGAAAAAATACGGCTCACAGGTGGCGAGCCTCTCCTTCGAAAACAGCTTCCTTTGCTTGTTGAGAAGCTCTCTAAAATAAAGGGCTTAAAGGATATTGGCTTAACAACGAACGGAGTTCTTTTACCAAAGTATGCTGAGGAATTAAAGGATGCTGGTCTTAAGAGGGTAAATGTTAGCCTTGATAGCTTGAATGACGAGCTCTTTGGTGAGATTAATGGTCGCGGTGTGAAAACTGGACCTGTAATAGAAGGAATTCATGCGGCCCAAAAAGCAGGGCTAGGTGTCAAACTGAATATGGTTGTTAAAAAAGGATTAAATGATCAAGAGATTGTTCCTATGGCACAATTTTGTAAAGATAATGGACTACAACTCCGTTTTATTGAGTACATGGATGTTGGTAGTACAAACGGATGGAAAATGGATGACGTTGTAACAAAAAAGGAAATTTATGAACGATTAAATGAGCATTATTTGTTAGAGCCTGTTGATCCCGATTATTTCGGAGAAGTTGCTAAGCGATATCGATACAAGGGTTCCAACGTAGATGTCGGATTTATTACTTCTGTTTCTGAGTCGTTTTGCTCTAGCTGTACTCGTTCGAGACTTTCTGCTAATGGACAGCTCTTTACTTGTTTGTTTAATGGGAACGGACACGATATTCGTGACTTTATGAGAAGCGGTGTGTCTGATTCGGAAATTGAACAAAGAATTACTGAAATTTGGAATGGAAGAAATGATCGTTATTCGGATGAAAGAACGGAAGAAACAATAGCAAATAGAAAGAAAATTGAAATGTCCTATATAGGGGGATAA
- the ric gene encoding iron-sulfur cluster repair di-iron protein, whose translation MTYPFQTDSLVKDIVNEFPKAADVFKRNRIDFCCGGNIPLDQAASEKSVDANEIIQELQQLFDTYKGSKEDVAVWTDSASDVIINHVIEHYHRPLEEELANLSPYVTKVAKVHGGHRPELLKVYELFYELKKELLEHTAKEEELVFPMLQKLDTTTGETRNEMIKEITELEKEHDHAGAILKELRDITSDFQPPMDACGTYRLVYKRLELLEEQTFMHVHLENNILFPRYIS comes from the coding sequence ATGACATATCCATTTCAAACTGACTCATTAGTAAAAGATATAGTAAATGAATTCCCAAAAGCAGCAGACGTGTTTAAGAGAAACCGAATTGATTTTTGCTGTGGTGGGAATATTCCTTTAGACCAAGCTGCTTCTGAAAAATCAGTAGATGCTAATGAAATTATTCAAGAGCTTCAACAGCTTTTTGATACGTATAAAGGATCTAAAGAAGATGTAGCAGTATGGACAGATTCTGCATCTGACGTAATTATTAACCATGTGATTGAACATTATCACCGTCCTTTAGAAGAAGAACTCGCTAACTTAAGTCCTTACGTAACAAAGGTTGCAAAGGTCCATGGTGGCCATCGCCCAGAATTGTTAAAGGTATACGAACTATTTTACGAACTAAAAAAGGAATTACTTGAACACACAGCAAAAGAAGAAGAACTCGTTTTTCCGATGCTACAAAAGCTTGATACTACCACTGGCGAAACTCGTAACGAAATGATTAAAGAGATAACAGAATTAGAAAAAGAACATGATCATGCTGGAGCAATTTTAAAGGAACTAAGAGATATTACATCCGACTTCCAACCACCAATGGATGCTTGTGGTACGTACCGTCTAGTATACAAAAGACTTGAATTATTAGAAGAACAAACATTTATGCACGTTCACCTTGAAAACAATATTCTATTCCCTAGATACATCTCATAA
- a CDS encoding molybdopterin molybdotransferase MoeA — protein sequence MVEKRTPIQVGEAVKKVMSYFLPGKKELVSINESYGRYLSEDLVATSDVPHFNRSPYDGFAIRSVDSANASLSNPVEFEVVDHIGAGYVSNKEVGEFQAVRIMTGAQMPMNCDAVVMLELTKTSEKNGKSYMSIKRSYKPGDNVSFAGEDAKKGEVLVKRGTKINPGIQAMLATFGYKDVPVAKKPIIGLFATGTELLEVEDELQPGKIRNSNTHMIIAQIERSGAEVRYFGKLPDDFELCYESIRSAIVEVDLLITTGGVSVGDFDYLPQIYKKLGADVLFNKVAMRPGSVTTVAQLDGKILFGLSGNPSACYVGFELFTRPIIRTMLYCPKPHLRREKAVLEVDFPKANPFTRFVRSKVTIADGKLVAAPSGVDKSNIVMSLAGANSFIILPGGTRGYEAHTIVDVLLLEDHEGSEWPW from the coding sequence TTGGTTGAAAAAAGAACGCCGATACAAGTTGGTGAAGCAGTAAAGAAAGTGATGTCGTATTTCTTACCGGGCAAAAAAGAATTAGTTTCTATTAACGAGAGTTATGGCCGATACCTTTCAGAGGATTTAGTCGCAACGTCAGATGTTCCCCACTTCAATCGTTCTCCTTATGATGGTTTTGCTATTCGTTCGGTTGATTCAGCAAATGCTTCGCTTTCCAATCCTGTTGAATTCGAAGTGGTTGATCATATTGGTGCAGGATACGTTTCTAATAAGGAAGTCGGTGAATTCCAGGCAGTTCGCATTATGACAGGTGCACAGATGCCTATGAATTGTGACGCAGTTGTCATGTTAGAACTCACAAAAACAAGTGAAAAGAACGGAAAATCATATATGTCCATTAAGCGATCTTATAAACCAGGAGATAATGTTTCTTTCGCTGGTGAGGATGCGAAAAAGGGAGAAGTCCTTGTAAAAAGAGGAACAAAAATCAATCCCGGGATTCAAGCGATGCTTGCAACATTTGGCTATAAGGATGTACCTGTTGCTAAAAAACCTATAATTGGATTATTTGCCACTGGTACAGAACTGCTTGAGGTAGAGGATGAATTACAGCCGGGGAAAATCCGAAACTCTAATACCCACATGATCATTGCTCAAATCGAGCGTTCTGGGGCCGAAGTAAGGTATTTCGGAAAACTTCCTGATGATTTTGAATTATGCTATGAATCGATTAGAAGTGCCATAGTAGAGGTTGATTTATTGATTACTACTGGTGGTGTCTCGGTTGGAGACTTCGATTATTTGCCTCAAATTTATAAAAAGTTGGGGGCGGATGTCCTTTTTAATAAAGTAGCAATGAGACCTGGAAGTGTTACCACAGTAGCACAATTGGATGGAAAAATTTTATTTGGGTTATCTGGAAATCCTTCTGCTTGTTATGTAGGGTTTGAGTTATTTACGAGACCAATCATTCGTACCATGCTGTATTGTCCGAAGCCACATTTAAGAAGAGAAAAGGCCGTTCTAGAAGTTGATTTTCCAAAAGCAAACCCATTTACTCGTTTTGTGAGGAGCAAAGTAACAATCGCTGATGGAAAGTTAGTGGCCGCACCTAGTGGAGTAGACAAATCAAATATAGTGATGAGTTTGGCAGGGGCCAATTCATTTATTATCCTACCAGGTGGAACAAGAGGGTATGAAGCCCATACGATTGTTGATGTCTTACTGTTAGAGGATCATGAAGGTAGTGAATGGCCGTGGTAA
- the mobB gene encoding molybdopterin-guanine dinucleotide biosynthesis protein B, which yields MAVVNPVIVQVVGFQNSGKTTFVKKLLNELSKQNIYVATIKHHGHGGKPDVVEKKDSSEHIYSGAFASLVEGEGRLLLQVEKDEWNVQEQIHILCSMNPEVIVIEGHKNERYNKIVLLRNKEDFDALKSLEHVMAFVSCEPLHINTNVPIWNENDTMTWLVQYINEQRNHGNCKV from the coding sequence ATGGCCGTGGTAAACCCCGTAATTGTGCAAGTAGTTGGTTTTCAAAACAGTGGAAAAACAACATTTGTCAAAAAACTACTAAATGAACTATCCAAGCAAAATATATATGTAGCTACAATTAAACATCATGGGCATGGTGGCAAACCTGACGTAGTTGAAAAAAAGGACTCTTCGGAGCATATATATTCTGGTGCCTTTGCCTCATTAGTTGAGGGAGAAGGAAGACTTCTTCTTCAAGTAGAGAAGGATGAATGGAATGTACAAGAACAGATCCATATTTTATGTAGCATGAATCCAGAGGTTATTGTAATAGAAGGGCATAAAAATGAAAGATATAACAAAATTGTCCTTTTAAGAAATAAAGAAGATTTTGATGCTCTTAAAAGTTTAGAGCATGTGATGGCGTTTGTAAGTTGCGAACCGTTACATATAAATACGAACGTTCCTATTTGGAACGAAAACGATACAATGACCTGGCTTGTACAATATATAAATGAACAAAGAAATCATGGAAACTGCAAAGTGTAA
- a CDS encoding YwiC-like family protein, which yields MKLFLPKQHGAWAMLIIPFWLGVIASNFLWQHIPFFVGWLLLYLATYPMLLLFKRKKLSLYKKWTIIYMLPALFFLLFPLLTRPSIILFGLIMIPFFCINAYFSSKNNDRALTNDLSAIIVFAIAGLASSFLGEGVVSYKAWLVFFSSILFFTGSTFYVKTMIREKKSEVYKQISWGYHLLVVILWLIVGYWIFALASLPSLLRAIFFYGKPYSAKKVGILEIVNAVLFFGMMTVALLVS from the coding sequence ATGAAATTATTTTTACCAAAACAGCATGGTGCATGGGCAATGTTAATCATCCCTTTTTGGTTAGGTGTGATTGCTTCCAACTTCCTTTGGCAGCATATCCCTTTCTTTGTGGGGTGGTTACTACTATATTTGGCGACATATCCTATGTTGCTATTATTTAAAAGAAAGAAACTCTCTTTGTATAAAAAATGGACGATTATCTACATGCTACCGGCTTTGTTTTTTCTGCTGTTCCCTTTGTTGACAAGGCCTTCTATTATTCTTTTTGGACTGATCATGATCCCGTTTTTTTGCATAAATGCGTATTTCTCTAGCAAAAACAACGATCGTGCACTAACGAATGATTTAAGCGCCATTATCGTATTTGCAATTGCTGGCTTAGCAAGTAGCTTTTTAGGGGAGGGAGTAGTTAGTTACAAAGCGTGGCTTGTCTTTTTCTCTTCGATTCTCTTTTTTACAGGAAGTACATTCTATGTAAAAACCATGATTCGCGAGAAAAAGAGTGAAGTATACAAACAAATCTCATGGGGATATCATTTGTTGGTGGTCATACTTTGGCTGATTGTTGGCTATTGGATCTTTGCATTAGCTAGCTTGCCCAGCTTACTTAGAGCCATTTTCTTCTATGGGAAGCCTTACTCAGCAAAAAAAGTAGGGATTTTAGAGATTGTAAATGCTGTTTTATTTTTTGGAATGATGACAGTAGCGTTACTAGTATCATAA
- a CDS encoding Crp/Fnr family transcriptional regulator: MNTSIQLQDFIQVARYTRKIEKGNYLFQEGQKAEELFVVLNGKIQISKMVPDGRELTIRMCSTGELIGEMPLFCASPKYMLDAKIVEDGEVAVIHKCDLEEKLSKDHSLSLQFMKWLNGQLLRNQTKFRDLILHGKKGALYSTLIRLCNSYGIVREHGIVIDHPLTNQEIANFCGTSREVANRLLSELRKNNIISIDKGIITIHNLMFLRDEIDCEDCPIDICKID; the protein is encoded by the coding sequence ATGAATACTTCCATACAGCTACAAGATTTTATACAAGTGGCAAGGTATACACGTAAGATTGAAAAAGGAAATTATTTATTTCAAGAAGGCCAAAAGGCTGAGGAGTTATTTGTCGTTCTAAATGGAAAGATCCAAATCAGCAAAATGGTCCCAGATGGAAGAGAACTGACCATTCGAATGTGCTCTACTGGAGAGCTTATTGGGGAAATGCCTTTATTTTGTGCTTCACCTAAGTACATGTTGGACGCAAAGATAGTAGAAGATGGTGAGGTTGCAGTCATTCATAAGTGCGATTTAGAGGAAAAGCTTAGCAAGGATCATTCTTTATCTTTGCAATTTATGAAATGGTTAAACGGTCAGCTATTGAGAAACCAAACCAAATTTAGAGACCTTATTCTTCACGGTAAAAAAGGGGCATTGTACTCCACACTCATTCGTTTATGCAATAGTTATGGAATTGTTCGTGAACATGGCATTGTCATAGATCATCCCTTGACCAATCAAGAGATAGCTAATTTTTGTGGAACATCCAGGGAAGTTGCTAATCGCTTGTTAAGTGAATTACGAAAAAATAACATCATTTCCATCGATAAAGGAATTATTACTATTCATAATTTGATGTTCTTAAGAGATGAGATTGATTGTGAAGATTGTCCAATTGATATTTGTAAAATTGATTAA
- the argC gene encoding N-acetyl-gamma-glutamyl-phosphate reductase translates to MKVSIIGTTGYGGVELLRILHSHPEFDIHSIHSTKEEVAISDEYPHLYGIIDKKMSSIDADKIAKESDLVFFATPSGVSSSLVDQFIGKDIKVIDLSGDLRLKDSSDYLKWYKKTPANETIVDEAVYGLSEWNKEQVKAANWVANPGCYPTATLLGLAPVVKEGLIDPRSIIVDAKSGTSGAGRAASRATLYAEVNENFKIYKVNEHQHIPEIEQQLMLWNSEIQPITFSTHLLPLTRGIMATMYVQLSADWETGRVIDLYQSYYENEPFVRVRPQGYFPSIKDVSSSNYCDIGLHVDKRTNRLTIVSVIDNLMKGAAGQAVQNANIMFGLESHSGLKFMPLYP, encoded by the coding sequence ATGAAAGTATCAATTATCGGAACAACCGGATATGGTGGAGTTGAGTTGCTCCGTATATTGCACTCACACCCTGAATTCGACATACATTCCATTCATTCAACAAAAGAAGAAGTTGCCATTTCAGATGAATATCCACATCTTTATGGAATTATTGATAAAAAAATGAGCAGCATTGATGCTGATAAAATTGCTAAAGAAAGTGATTTAGTCTTTTTTGCTACTCCATCAGGGGTTTCCTCAAGCCTCGTTGATCAATTTATCGGTAAAGATATCAAGGTCATTGACCTATCAGGGGATTTAAGGTTAAAGGATTCTTCTGATTATCTAAAATGGTATAAAAAAACTCCTGCAAATGAGACCATTGTTGATGAAGCTGTATATGGATTAAGCGAATGGAATAAGGAGCAGGTAAAAGCGGCAAATTGGGTCGCCAATCCCGGATGTTATCCAACAGCTACTTTACTTGGGTTAGCTCCTGTTGTAAAGGAAGGGTTAATTGACCCAAGGAGTATTATCGTTGATGCGAAATCAGGAACCTCAGGGGCAGGGAGAGCAGCTAGTCGAGCAACATTATATGCAGAGGTAAATGAGAATTTTAAAATTTACAAGGTGAATGAACATCAGCATATTCCAGAAATTGAGCAACAGTTAATGCTCTGGAATAGTGAAATTCAGCCAATCACCTTTAGCACTCATCTTCTTCCGTTAACAAGAGGGATTATGGCCACGATGTATGTCCAGCTTTCAGCAGATTGGGAGACAGGAAGAGTTATAGATTTATATCAATCGTATTATGAAAATGAGCCGTTCGTCCGAGTAAGACCACAAGGCTATTTTCCATCAATCAAGGATGTATCAAGTTCAAACTATTGTGATATAGGTTTACACGTTGATAAGAGAACAAACCGATTAACAATCGTATCGGTAATCGATAATTTAATGAAGGGTGCTGCAGGGCAGGCCGTACAAAATGCAAACATCATGTTTGGTTTGGAGAGTCATTCAGGTTTGAAGTTTATGCCACTGTATCCGTAA
- the argJ gene encoding bifunctional ornithine acetyltransferase/N-acetylglutamate synthase produces MEALSEVSQVKKVNGGSVVSPKGFYAGGVHAGLRYSRKDVGLIYSEVPASSAAVYTLNQFQAAPLKVTQHSIQENGKLQAVIVNSACANACTGERGLQDAYSMRKLTADKLNIEETFVAVASTGVIGEYLQMDRIAAGISEIQFGQTEEDAEGFQTAILTTDTCMKSSCYTTEIDGKLVTMGGASKGSGMIHPNMATMLGFITCDAAISPESLKKALKSVTNESFNQITVDGDTSTNDMVLVMANGKAGNEELHEGHKDWEAFIELLKNTSQDLAKQIARDGEGATKLIEVSVKGAASNDDARKIAKQIVGSNLVKTAIFGADANWGRIIGAIGQAGVEVNVDTVDIKLGETTMLLNSVPQVFSEDDAKKYLENDTIHIFVDLQFGDGEGKAWGCDLSYDYVKINASYRT; encoded by the coding sequence ATGGAAGCTTTATCGGAAGTGTCACAAGTAAAAAAAGTAAATGGTGGTAGCGTCGTCTCACCAAAGGGATTTTATGCAGGTGGTGTACACGCTGGACTTCGTTATTCTAGAAAAGATGTTGGATTAATATATAGTGAAGTACCTGCCAGTAGCGCAGCTGTTTACACATTAAATCAGTTTCAAGCAGCCCCGCTAAAGGTAACTCAGCATAGTATTCAGGAAAATGGAAAGCTACAAGCGGTGATTGTAAATAGTGCATGCGCAAATGCTTGTACAGGAGAAAGAGGTCTACAAGATGCCTACTCCATGCGAAAGCTGACAGCCGATAAGCTAAACATTGAGGAAACTTTCGTAGCGGTTGCTTCTACAGGAGTAATCGGTGAGTACCTCCAAATGGATCGAATTGCAGCAGGAATTTCAGAAATACAATTTGGTCAAACAGAAGAAGATGCTGAAGGATTTCAAACGGCGATTTTAACAACAGATACATGTATGAAAAGCAGTTGTTACACAACTGAGATTGATGGGAAACTAGTGACGATGGGTGGAGCATCAAAAGGATCTGGAATGATTCATCCAAATATGGCTACCATGCTCGGCTTTATTACTTGTGATGCCGCAATATCTCCTGAGTCTCTAAAGAAAGCACTAAAAAGCGTAACAAATGAGTCCTTCAACCAAATAACTGTCGATGGTGATACATCTACGAACGATATGGTACTTGTAATGGCGAACGGAAAAGCTGGAAATGAGGAGCTTCATGAAGGCCATAAGGATTGGGAAGCTTTCATTGAGTTACTGAAAAATACAAGTCAAGACTTAGCAAAACAAATTGCGCGTGACGGAGAGGGAGCCACAAAGCTAATAGAAGTGAGTGTAAAAGGTGCAGCTTCCAATGACGATGCGCGTAAAATTGCAAAGCAAATTGTAGGTTCCAATCTTGTGAAAACAGCTATTTTCGGTGCTGATGCAAACTGGGGACGTATTATTGGTGCGATTGGTCAAGCGGGTGTCGAAGTGAATGTTGATACTGTAGATATTAAACTTGGTGAAACAACGATGTTATTAAATAGTGTGCCTCAAGTGTTTTCAGAGGATGACGCTAAGAAATATTTAGAAAATGATACGATCCATATTTTCGTCGATTTACAATTTGGAGACGGAGAAGGAAAGGCATGGGGATGTGACCTTTCTTACGATTACGTAAAAATTAATGCGAGCTATCGGACGTAA
- the argB gene encoding acetylglutamate kinase, which yields MSTIVIKCGGSVLNELSSSFFESIKEMKKKGFSVVIVHGGGPDINDMLEKLNIIPEFVNGLRKTTKETLQIAEMVLTGKTNRKLVEQLNDFGLTAVGLNGSDSNLIQAEYLDKERLGYVGKVQSINKELIQLMVESGHIPVITPIAINKQNVKLNVNADYAAAAVAIGLEAEQCLFVTDVDGILVNNQVKKELNKHEVSELIENGTIYGGMIPKVESALSAIDMGLKSVMIVNGKKGFFENGQWLGTQICRKEGILQ from the coding sequence TTGTCAACGATCGTAATTAAATGTGGTGGAAGTGTATTAAACGAACTGTCTTCTAGTTTTTTTGAAAGTATAAAAGAAATGAAGAAGAAAGGTTTTTCTGTGGTGATTGTTCATGGTGGTGGACCGGACATAAATGACATGCTTGAGAAGCTAAACATTATTCCTGAATTTGTAAATGGACTAAGGAAAACAACGAAGGAAACCTTACAAATTGCTGAAATGGTGCTCACAGGTAAAACAAATCGTAAGTTGGTCGAACAACTGAATGATTTTGGACTCACAGCTGTAGGGCTAAATGGAAGTGACTCTAATCTAATCCAAGCAGAATACCTAGACAAAGAGCGACTTGGATATGTTGGTAAGGTCCAATCCATTAATAAAGAGCTCATACAATTAATGGTTGAATCGGGACATATACCGGTGATTACACCGATTGCGATAAATAAACAGAATGTAAAGCTTAACGTAAATGCAGATTACGCAGCTGCTGCTGTTGCGATCGGTTTAGAAGCAGAGCAGTGCTTGTTTGTGACAGATGTGGATGGGATTCTCGTAAACAATCAAGTGAAGAAAGAACTTAATAAGCATGAAGTTAGTGAATTGATTGAAAACGGTACGATATATGGTGGCATGATTCCTAAAGTAGAGTCAGCACTGTCAGCGATAGACATGGGGCTTAAGAGCGTAATGATTGTGAATGGTAAAAAAGGATTTTTTGAGAATGGCCAATGGCTTGGTACTCAGATTTGTAGAAAGGAAGGGATTCTTCAATGA
- a CDS encoding acetylornithine transaminase: MSGLFPTYARWEVEPSKAVGSYIYDKNDKKYLDFTSGIGVCNLGHQPEVVKKAVIHQLDQFWHVSNLFHQEKQVLAAKMLADAAGLEAVFFANSGAEANEGAIKLARKATGRTKIITFQQSFHGRTFATMSATGQDKIKEGYGNMLETFVYVPFNDITSLKAEMSHEVAAVMLEVIQGEGGIHVGEEAFLKEVEKLCKEYGALFVIDEIQTGIGRTGKPFAFQQYDLSPDIVTSAKGLGSGFPIGAVIGTEKLVTFFGPGSHGSTFGGNPVSISAAIATMEAIFAPEFLESVVKKGEYTKTLLEQELKDISVVKEIRGSGLMIGIELQNSVGSLLKDLRESGLLALPAGENVLRLLPPLTATEEQINEAVNIIKMVLQKSYITA, encoded by the coding sequence ATGAGTGGTCTTTTTCCAACATATGCAAGATGGGAAGTGGAGCCATCTAAGGCTGTAGGTTCCTATATATACGATAAAAATGATAAGAAATATTTAGATTTTACTTCTGGAATCGGAGTTTGTAACCTTGGACATCAGCCAGAAGTGGTGAAAAAAGCTGTGATTCATCAGCTTGATCAATTCTGGCATGTATCGAATCTGTTTCATCAAGAAAAGCAAGTTCTTGCTGCAAAAATGCTTGCTGATGCCGCTGGATTAGAGGCAGTATTTTTTGCAAATAGTGGAGCTGAAGCCAACGAAGGAGCAATTAAACTCGCAAGAAAAGCAACGGGAAGAACAAAAATTATTACGTTTCAACAATCCTTCCACGGAAGAACTTTTGCGACGATGTCAGCGACGGGTCAAGACAAAATAAAAGAAGGCTACGGTAACATGCTCGAAACATTTGTTTATGTTCCGTTTAACGATATCACGTCACTAAAAGCAGAAATGTCTCATGAAGTGGCAGCTGTAATGCTTGAAGTCATTCAAGGTGAGGGCGGTATTCATGTAGGTGAAGAGGCTTTTCTTAAAGAAGTAGAGAAGCTTTGTAAGGAATATGGTGCGTTATTTGTTATTGATGAAATCCAAACAGGTATAGGTAGAACTGGAAAGCCTTTTGCTTTTCAACAGTACGATTTATCTCCTGATATCGTGACTTCAGCAAAGGGATTAGGAAGTGGATTTCCGATCGGGGCAGTAATTGGTACAGAGAAGCTGGTGACGTTTTTTGGACCGGGAAGTCATGGTTCCACATTTGGAGGAAATCCCGTTTCCATTAGTGCTGCTATTGCTACGATGGAAGCGATCTTTGCTCCAGAATTTTTAGAGTCAGTTGTAAAAAAGGGAGAATACACTAAAACGTTACTTGAACAGGAATTAAAGGATATTTCTGTTGTAAAGGAGATTCGCGGCTCCGGATTAATGATAGGTATTGAATTACAAAATTCGGTAGGTTCACTTCTAAAGGATTTAAGAGAAAGCGGATTGTTAGCATTACCAGCTGGTGAAAATGTTCTCCGTCTTCTGCCTCCATTAACTGCAACAGAGGAACAAATAAATGAAGCGGTTAATATAATTAAAATGGTCTTACAAAAATCATATATAACAGCCTAA